A genomic segment from Andrena cerasifolii isolate SP2316 chromosome 7, iyAndCera1_principal, whole genome shotgun sequence encodes:
- the LOC143371111 gene encoding uncharacterized protein LOC143371111 isoform X6 — MQEAKRRMLDEQNSSNTSDWSSYSFNLEYENLNNIYPERIYLAATDKEMQSCLKEVTAIQERCGFEMLKNIQVLNTDRNEVVKQQKCTPNKISTRTVPNILKNNLKSHRASQVAPTETDIVHNRAETSIQFLIDSTVVPGSSLLKNESIKKQSKRNRLSHRRKQEHNYTGIWQDLPNWNMYSLINEENEASNTSLYTLPDLESSKQGKKLKRHVKKRNEKHKMSVLRSEQNEDSLPPIPCDLSVDFPSEFHTFPSPQETEPKDSQDPIDFTSNEIFSKYNYECQGTSKLDCFAECIMVSDETRSALSIIHENDGHGKGYDMNGNEIDVQKPARCSSMRNEQNEEDSLTSHTFISSEYWSEDVQFPCNKNPNCSSDLCCGYCQEDCVSNWITTSGAQNINFTKNKVLAETLNENLINECSNTDHQIHFRRSDLHVTWSDEHSTDDILKEENADNNSITIGSGVYPQCAFENNTELPLFDLTPTYNEDGVGKDIFEESTSTVEGREYNGNDISLLESDPDLFLYISEEEMESACIIDTSQAETNKQYNTNNEEFQCLLCPLTFSSARTMAMHQAGAHGDTSHP; from the exons ATGCAAGAAGCAAAGAGAAGAATGTTAGATGAACAAAATAGTTCCAATACCTCCGATTGGAGTAGTTATTCTTTCAACTtagaatatgaaaatttaaacaatatttatCCAGAAAGAATATACTTGGCTGCAACGGATAAGGAAATGCAAAGTTGCCTTAAAGAAGTTACCGCGATACAAGAGAGATGTGGATTCGAAATGCTAAAAAACATTCAAGTTCTTAATACAGATCGTAATGAAGTTGTTAAGCAACAGAAATGTACCCCTAATAAAATATCTACTCGTACGGTTCCTAATAttctgaaaaataatttaaaatcccACAGAGCTTCTCAAGTAGCTCCAACAGAAACAGACATAGTCCACAATCGCGCTGAAACAAGTATACAGTTCTTGATCGATTCCACTGTAGTGCCCGGTAGCTCTCTTCTTAAAAATGAATCTATCAAAAAACAAAGTAAACGTAACAGGCTGTCGCACAGGAGGAAACAAGAACATAATTATACTGGTATATGGCAAGATTTGCCTAATTGGAATATGTATTCTCTGATTAATGAGgagaatgaagcttcaaataCCAGCTTATATACGTTACCTGATTTAGAATCTTCTAAACAAGGGAAGAAATTAAAGCGCCACGTTAAAAAACGAAATGAGAAACATAAAATGTCTGTTCTGAGAAGTGAACAGAACGAAGATTCGTTGCCTCCAATACCATGCGACTTATCCGTGGACTTTCCTTCTGAGTTTCACACTTTCCCATCGCCACAAGAGACTGAACCTAAAGACTCGCAAGATCCGATTGACTTTACAAGCAATGAGATATTTAGTAAATATAACTATGAATGCCAAGGTACGAGTAAGTTAGATTGCTTCGCAGAATGTATAATGGTGTCCGATGAAACACGTAGCGCTTTAAGTATAATTCATGAGAATGATGGTCATGGGAAGGGCTATGATATGAATGGTAATGAGATCGATGTACAGAAACCAGCACGTTGCTCTTCGATGCGTAACGAACAGAACGAAGAAGACTCTTTAACGAGCCATACTTTTATATCTTCAGAATATTGGAGCGAAGATGTACAATTTCCCTGTAATAAAAACCCAAACTGCTCATCTGATCTTTGCTGTGGGTACTGTCAGGAGGACTGTGTTTCGAACTGGATAACAACCAGTGGAGCgcagaatattaattttacaaagaATAAAGTTTTAGCAGAAACCCTTAATGAGAATTTAATTAACGAGTGCAGTAACACGGACCATCAGATTCATTTCAGGCGGTCAGATTTACATGTTACGTGGAGTGATGAACACTCGACTGACGATATTTTGAAAGAAGAGAACGCCGACAATAATTCGATAACAATCGGCTCTGGAGTTTATCCGCAATGCGCGTTCGAAAATAATACTGAACTACCATTGTTTGATTTAACACCTACGTATAACGAAGACGGTGTCGGGAAAGATATATTCGAAGAGTCGACAAGCACGGTGGAAGGAAGAGAATACAATGGTAATGATATTTCATTACTTGAGTCCGATCCCGatttgtttttatatatttctgaaGAGGAAATGGAAAGTGCTTGTATCATAGATACTTCGCAAGCTGAGACGAATAAACAATACAATACGAACAACGAGGA ATTTCAGTGCTTATTGTGTCCCCTAACATTCTCGAGTGCGCGCACGATGGCGATGCATCAGGCTGGAGCACACGGAG ACACAAGTCATCCTTAG
- the LOC143371111 gene encoding uncharacterized protein LOC143371111 isoform X7 gives MQEAKRRMLDEQNSSNTSDWSSYSFNLEYENLNNIYPERIYLAATDKEMQSCLKEVTAIQERCGFEMLKNIQVLNTDRNEVVKQQKCTPNKISTRTVPNILKNNLKSHRASQVAPTETDIVHNRAETSIQFLIDSTVVPGSSLLKNESIKKQSKRNRLSHRRKQEHNYTGIWQDLPNWNMYSLINEENEASNTSLYTLPDLESSKQGKKLKRHVKKRNEKHKMSVLRSEQNEDSLPPIPCDLSVDFPSEFHTFPSPQETEPKDSQDPIDFTSNEIFSKYNYECQGTSKLDCFAECIMVSDETRSALSIIHENDGHGKGYDMNGNEIDVQKPARCSSMRNEQNEEDSLTSHTFISSEYWSEDVQFPCNKNPNCSSDLCCGYCQEDCVSNWITTSGAQNINFTKNKVLAETLNENLINECSNTDHQIHFRRSDLHVTWSDEHSTDDILKEENADNNSITIGSGVYPQCAFENNTELPLFDLTPTYNEDGVGKDIFEESTSTVEGREYNGNDISLLESDPDLFLYISEEEMESACIIDTSQAETNKQYNTNNEEA, from the exons ATGCAAGAAGCAAAGAGAAGAATGTTAGATGAACAAAATAGTTCCAATACCTCCGATTGGAGTAGTTATTCTTTCAACTtagaatatgaaaatttaaacaatatttatCCAGAAAGAATATACTTGGCTGCAACGGATAAGGAAATGCAAAGTTGCCTTAAAGAAGTTACCGCGATACAAGAGAGATGTGGATTCGAAATGCTAAAAAACATTCAAGTTCTTAATACAGATCGTAATGAAGTTGTTAAGCAACAGAAATGTACCCCTAATAAAATATCTACTCGTACGGTTCCTAATAttctgaaaaataatttaaaatcccACAGAGCTTCTCAAGTAGCTCCAACAGAAACAGACATAGTCCACAATCGCGCTGAAACAAGTATACAGTTCTTGATCGATTCCACTGTAGTGCCCGGTAGCTCTCTTCTTAAAAATGAATCTATCAAAAAACAAAGTAAACGTAACAGGCTGTCGCACAGGAGGAAACAAGAACATAATTATACTGGTATATGGCAAGATTTGCCTAATTGGAATATGTATTCTCTGATTAATGAGgagaatgaagcttcaaataCCAGCTTATATACGTTACCTGATTTAGAATCTTCTAAACAAGGGAAGAAATTAAAGCGCCACGTTAAAAAACGAAATGAGAAACATAAAATGTCTGTTCTGAGAAGTGAACAGAACGAAGATTCGTTGCCTCCAATACCATGCGACTTATCCGTGGACTTTCCTTCTGAGTTTCACACTTTCCCATCGCCACAAGAGACTGAACCTAAAGACTCGCAAGATCCGATTGACTTTACAAGCAATGAGATATTTAGTAAATATAACTATGAATGCCAAGGTACGAGTAAGTTAGATTGCTTCGCAGAATGTATAATGGTGTCCGATGAAACACGTAGCGCTTTAAGTATAATTCATGAGAATGATGGTCATGGGAAGGGCTATGATATGAATGGTAATGAGATCGATGTACAGAAACCAGCACGTTGCTCTTCGATGCGTAACGAACAGAACGAAGAAGACTCTTTAACGAGCCATACTTTTATATCTTCAGAATATTGGAGCGAAGATGTACAATTTCCCTGTAATAAAAACCCAAACTGCTCATCTGATCTTTGCTGTGGGTACTGTCAGGAGGACTGTGTTTCGAACTGGATAACAACCAGTGGAGCgcagaatattaattttacaaagaATAAAGTTTTAGCAGAAACCCTTAATGAGAATTTAATTAACGAGTGCAGTAACACGGACCATCAGATTCATTTCAGGCGGTCAGATTTACATGTTACGTGGAGTGATGAACACTCGACTGACGATATTTTGAAAGAAGAGAACGCCGACAATAATTCGATAACAATCGGCTCTGGAGTTTATCCGCAATGCGCGTTCGAAAATAATACTGAACTACCATTGTTTGATTTAACACCTACGTATAACGAAGACGGTGTCGGGAAAGATATATTCGAAGAGTCGACAAGCACGGTGGAAGGAAGAGAATACAATGGTAATGATATTTCATTACTTGAGTCCGATCCCGatttgtttttatatatttctgaaGAGGAAATGGAAAGTGCTTGTATCATAGATACTTCGCAAGCTGAGACGAATAAACAATACAATACGAACAACGAGGA GGCATAG